The Oncorhynchus tshawytscha isolate Ot180627B linkage group LG27, Otsh_v2.0, whole genome shotgun sequence genome includes the window cacacacttctctctctctgtgactaaaCGCTACAGTTAAAGTAGATATATATAAActaggtgtacaaaacattagacaTCATCaacatcagaacagcctcaatttgatggggcatggactctacaagatgtcgaaagTGTCCTACAGGAATTCTGGCCCATGGTGACTCCAGTGAGTCCCACAGTTCTGTCATGTTGGCTGGTCCCTTGGGtgatggatcattcttgatacacagaggaaactgttgagtgtgaaaaacccagcagcgctgtAGCTCTTGAAAcattcaaaccggtgcgcctggcacctactaccataccccattcaaaggtacTTCAGTATGtggtctttcccattcaccctctgaatggaacacacacaatccatgtctcaactgtctcaaggattacaaatacttctttaacctgtctcctctccttcatctacactgattgaagtggattaaacaagtgacatcaataagggatcatatctttcacctggattcacctggtcagtctatgtcatggaaagagaaggtgttcctaatgttttgtactctcagtgTATATGAGTATATGAATATTATCCCTATCATAGGATGTGATCCCTATGTGAATCAGATGAATGATCATGTTGTGTGCTGTCCCAACTGATCTGACTGAGGATCTCAGTCTTTGTTCTTAAACACTATAAGGGCAGGGGCTCTGGCTTGGGTCATATTTCTGGTTCGTATTCAGTCATATTTTTGAGAGTGAgaagtacagtatgtatgtacattATCCTTTGGTGAGTCTGTGGTACTTGTCTGAAAAGGTTTGTCTTGGTAATGGCGTATTCACTGTGGTGGATAGATGCACTCAGACTACTGTGTATGTGGTATGCCTAGAAAAGGTATATATCCTGTCTTAACCAATTGCATAATTCCTCTGTTCTCTCATCTCGCCCCTCCAACTCCCCaactctcccccccctcctccctcaggcCTGAGCAACATCATCGGCATCATCGTGTACATATCAGCCAACGCAGGGGACCCCTCTAAGAGCGACTCGAAGAAGAACAGCTACTCCTACGGCTGGTCCTTCTACTTCGGAGCCCTGTCCTTCATAATGGCCGAGATGGTGGGCGTCCTGGCAGCCCACATGTTCATCGACCGCCATCGGCAGCTCCGGGCAGGGGCCAGGGCTGCCGACTACCTCCAGGCCTCGGCCATCACACGCATCCCATCCTACCGTTACCGCTACCGACGCCGCTCGCGCTCCTCCTCCCGGTCCACAGACCCCTCGCACTCCCGCGACACCTCGCCTGTGGGCCTCAAGGGCTTCAGCGCGCTACCCTCTACAGAGATCTCCATGTACACGCTGCCCCGGGACACCCTGAAGGCCGGGGGCACGCCGACCGCCACCTTCAACTCGGAGAGGGACCATACCTTCCTGCAGGTCCACAACTGTATTCAGAAGGAAAAAGACTCGGCCAACACCAACACAGCCAACCGCCGCACCACACCAGTATGAGGGAGCCCTGAGAGCAGAGCCCGGGGGAGCGAAGGCAGGGAGGCCCCCACCCAGGTCTCTAATATACCAATGGCCAGGATGAGTTTCCATCTTTATAGAGATTGATGATTTTATTTCATTCAACTGCATGATTTTCCCATCTACCATTGTTGAGAGAGTCTAAAGGGGTTTGTTGGGTTCCTTTGGAGTAAATGGTTGTACTGGGAGAATGGGGCAGATTGTCCTTAGAGACTGAGTCATTTTAATGGGTGGGGATGGGTGATGAGGGTGGAGCACTGAAAGGGAGGGTTTTGATTTAAATTTGATTCATGATTTCATAACCTTTCGGTTTTGCCAGTTTGGCTCCACAGTTTTGGTGGTGCAACATGCTGCTGTACTTTCCCATCATACCACCTGCCATATGCCTCTGATTTGTTGtcatatttattcatttatttattttctgtattAAAACTGTGAATTTTTGCAGCTTGGGGTTCAGTAAGAATTCGCCCAGTCTGTAAACTCTAACAAAGGTACTATATGTGTATTACATttataaataaatgattaagttAATAATCAAGAGATACAGACTTtactgaagaagaaaaaaacaacaagtAAACTAAAGTAAGTGCTGTTGGTAACACGAGAAAAGACTCTTTTAGGATCTGCTGGAAGGATGACAGAGCCAGAGAATGTGCTGTAGGTACACTACACTACGGAGCTGCTGAGACATGATGAGGGACAGACGCACTCAGTCAACAGTAGAAAAATAGAGATTATTTTAATAGAACCCTCTCGCCTTTTTCTGAGTCCCTGTTCGCTTTGTTTTTGGGttgggggggcggggggggtgGTCATGGGGTGTCATTTTTGGGGAGGTGTCATGGGAGTGTTGAACCCCTCAAGAgaaaccaccaacaacaacaatggGGTCAAAGTTCAAACCAAGAAAAAAAGACTCCAAACGCGACTTCTCGAAgaaaagggaaggaggagagggggaggaaaagaagAGGACGCCAAATACAACAATAAATACTTGCGTAAAAGGCAAGCAACAAGATAAATATGAAATAGTACAAGAGAAGCTAAGTGAATCAAATTTTCTGAAATTAAATGCATGCTATAAAATTACAGCAAATCTGCTCTTTTAAAACTTAAGTTTTAAAGGATAATGATAATTAGAAGGGGAAAAAGTGATGACGCTAACATTGAAACTAGTTATGTTTCATGAGTATTTTCTCtcatatgtttttttatttacttcATTTTATCTTCATTTTATCTTATGCTTTTGTGAAAGAAACCAAACAATCAACATTgaacaaaaacagattttttttaaatggtttggTTTAAttctttatataaatatatatatatatatatatgtatgtatatgtatgtattttatttttcaaattcaCACAGCCTTAGTCATTTCtttgtttcttttgattttcaatgTGTTGTTCAAATTGAAAATGAAATCTTTAAAGGTGCCAAAACCGAATGATCCTTTACTTGGATGCATCAAGTCCTGATGAATAAAATACCAATCCTAGGGAGAACAAATCAGCCTGTTTCACTGTGTCTCTAACCTACTGTATCCTTACACTTAACACCATAGTTCTATGTTTCTAATAcactctcacactgtctctctgtgtgtctctactctctacacTTGTGTTAACAAGCATGTTTCTGTCTTCAGGCTACAGAATGGGAGAAACCATGATTGTAAAGATAAAACAGCACATAAGACACATCACCACATGGTGTCTTTCTAGGACATGACATTCCTGGAAAAGGAACACAGGTTTGCAATAAAACCAGGACTCTGTAGGTGGAGCTATCCATGTAGAAATGATATACGACACCCTTCCACACGACAGCCCTAAAAGCATCACTTTCAGGACCTGATGCACCCCTTTTTCTCTGCAATGAggtgagagcgtgtgtgtgtgtgtgtgtgtgtgtgtgtgtgtgtgtgtgtgtgtgtgtgtgtgtgtgtgtgtgtgtgtgtgtgtgtgtgtgtgtgtgtgtgtgtgtgtgtgtgtgtgtgtgtgtgtgtgtgtgtgtgtgcaagcatgaacgtgtgtgtgtttatgcgagCACACGTGAGTGTGTGAGGCAGACACGTAATAGCAGCCCTCTGAGTGGAACCAAAGGGTCTGAGGGTGTGGCAACACTGGCTGTGTTTGTGTATTTTTTATTAAGAGGGAGCAAtagagtggtctctctgtccagcatggctcatgaagagggagtaatatagtggtctctgtccagcatggctcatgaagagggagtaa containing:
- the LOC112258896 gene encoding voltage-dependent calcium channel gamma-2 subunit-like — translated: MECGNMGLFDRGVQMLLTTVGAFAAFSLMTIAVGTDYWLYSRGTCKSKSVSDNETSKKNEEVMTHSGLWRTCCLEGNFKGMCKQIDHFPEDTDYEADPSEYFLRAVRASSIFPILSVILLFMGGLCIAASEFYKSRHNIILSAGIFFVSAGLSNIIGIIVYISANAGDPSKSDSKKNSYSYGWSFYFGALSFIMAEMVGVLAAHMFIDRHRQLRAGARAADYLQASAITRIPSYRYRYRRRSRSSSRSTDPSHSRDTSPVGLKGFSALPSTEISMYTLPRDTLKAGGTPTATFNSERDHTFLQVHNCIQKEKDSANTNTANRRTTPV